Proteins encoded together in one Rhinopithecus roxellana isolate Shanxi Qingling chromosome 3, ASM756505v1, whole genome shotgun sequence window:
- the GAPT gene encoding protein GAPT — MLKSCGNNLVAISVGISLLLLLVVCGIGCVWHCKHHVATRFTLPRFLQRRSSRRKVCAKTFLGPRIIGLGHKISVETQDHKSAVKGNNIHKNYENVEAGPPKVKGKTNKELYENTRQSDFEEDIYGNETSSDYYNFQKPRPSEVPQDEDIYILPDSY, encoded by the coding sequence ATGTTGAAAAGCTGTGGAAATAATTTAGTGGCCATTTCTGTAGGAATTTCGCTTCTTTTACTCTTAGTGGTTTGTGGAATTGGGTGTGTTTGGCACTGTAAACACCATGTTGCCACACGATTTACCTTACCGAGATTTTTgcaaaggagaagcagcaggAGAAAAGTCTGTGCTAAAACATTCTTGGGACCCCGCATCATTGGCTTAGGGCATAAAATCTCAGTTGAAACCCAAGACCACAAATCTGCTGTCAAGGGAAATAACATACACAAAAActatgaaaatgtggaagcaggtCCTCCcaaagttaaaggaaaaacaaataaggaACTATATGAAAACACACGGCAGTCCGATTTCGAGGAGGATATCTACGGAAATGAGACATCTTCTGACTATTATAACTTCCAGAAGCCTCGTCCTTCTGAAGTTCCTCAAGATGAAGATATATACATTCTTCCAGATTCATATTAG